A window of Fusarium musae strain F31 chromosome 1, whole genome shotgun sequence genomic DNA:
ATTATCCTCTATCCATGGCGACGTGGAAGCTAGGCCCTGCGTTAGCTTGTGGGAATACAGTTGTTATCAAGGCAGCGGAACAAACGCCCCTaagtcttcttgttctgggAGAACTTATTAAGGAAGCTGGTTTTCCGCCTGGCGTGgtcaacatcgtcaatgGTCTGGGCAAAGACACGGGCGCTGCGTTGGTGCAGCATCCGTTGGTTGACAAGATCGCTTTTACGGGGTCAACAGCTACAGCAGCTAGCATCATGGGCGTCGCTGCAAAGACACTCAAAAACATAACCCTCGAAACGGGCGGGAAATCACCGTTGATTGTGTTTGATGATGCGGAGCTTGACCAGGCTGTTAAGTGGTCGCACTTCGGCATCATGTCGAACCAAGGACAGATCTGCACCGCGACGTCGCGAATCCTCGTGCAAGAGACTATTTACGAGAAATTCATCAAGGAGTTTATTGACACTCTCAACACGGTTAGCAAAGTTGGTAACCAGTGGGACAAGGAAACGTACCAGGGACCGCAGGTATCAAAGGTTCAGTACGAGAGGATCCTGGAGTACATCGACATTGGCAAAAAAGAGGGCGCCACAGTCGCAGCAGGCGGTCACCCTCTAAAAGTCGGAGACTCAGACAAGGGATTCTACATTTCTCCCACGGTCTTCACAGACGTCAAGCCTTCTATGAGAGTGTTCCGCGAAGAAATCTTTGGTCCGGTGGTTGTCATTTCCACGTTCaagacggaggaggaggcgatTGAGTTGGCGAATGATACGACGTATGGACTTGGCGCTGCTGCTTTTACGACGAATTTGGAAAAGGCTCATCGCGTTGCTGCTGCGATTGAGGCGGGAATGGTCTGGATTAATAGTTCTCAGGATTGTGATCCTCGTGTGCCGTTTGGTGGTGTTAAGCAGAGTGGCATTGGGAGGGAGCTTGGTGAGGCGGGATTGGAAGCTTATACGCAGATTAAATCTGTTCACGTCAACATGGGAAACAGGTTGTAGATGATTGCATTTAAAATAGATAGACAAGTTTAAATTACTCGTCACTTCGATATGTCGCGTACGCTCAATTGTGACACTCAAACTGGGATCGTGATGCTTCAAAGCTCATCTGTATTATCGCCAACAAATAGATTGACAAAGAAAATGTAACCAGATACATGGTAGTACTATACTGGCGGGATATGAACAAAATGAAGAAATGAAATGAAAATGCCCGAGGTAAACAAGAGGATATATGTAAGAAGGACACAAGACCAGGCaaaccatccaatccaatccagtCCAATTCCCATGAAAGCAATCTCGCAGACTCCAACAACCCCATCCGAAAATCCCAAGCATTCATCATCTTACAACCGACCCATTAAATTAAGCAGATTTTGTCATGGCATACTCCTTCAGAATCTGAACTGCCTCCTCCCAGCCTCGAGAGGCAGCAATCTCAGTGACATCTCGgtcaagctcatccttcACATCGAGGTCGAAACCAGCCTTCTCACCCAGAAGACGAAGGATCTGCTCATCGCcgttctcaacagcctgCATGACACCGTTCCACCCACGGTACACCTTGTTAGGATCAGCGCCGTGCTCGAGGAGAaactcgaggatctcggAGTCGCCGCGGTATCGGCGCAGGGCCTTGACGACGGGGAGATGCTCTCCGGGCGCGTTGATGTCGGCGCCGCCCTCGTTGATGAGGAACCACACGATGTCCTTGCGGTCTTCGCGGATGGCGGATGTGAGCGGTGAGAAGACACCGCCGTTCTTGTCCTCGACTGATACGCCGGCtgcgaggaggagcttgacgGACTCGAGCTGGTTGGCGACGACGGCCATTTCCATCACGCCCTTGAAGGCGCGGGGCTCAGCGAGCACGGAGAGGATGCGCTTGAGCACGGGGGGGTTGCGGACGGCCATGCACACGGGCCAGTCTTGACCACGGACGTTAGGATCAGCACCGTGGCTGAGCAAAAAGTCCACCATCTCGACCCTGTTCTCACGAATAGCAGTCGTCAACGGTGAGTGACCCTTGGGGTTCTTATCATTAGGGTTCATGCCCTTCTCCAGCAGCCATGTGAGCGCCTCCATGTTGTTAACACTAACGGCAGTCTCGACAATGCCCTTGGGGGAGCTGAGGTTCACGCCCGCGTCGACAAGAGGCGGGAGGAATTGAAGACGGTTGTGCGTGATGCACTTGAAGGCGGGATACTCGCTGGCGGGGACGTTGGGGTCCGCCTtgttggcgaggaggaggtggaagATGTCAGGGCGGTTGTCGCGGATGGATGTGCAGAGGGGCGTGTACACGCCGTCCTTCTTCTGGTTGGGGTCGACCTTTGCGTTGAGGAGGACCTTGACGGACTCGATGTTGTTGACGCTGACGGCGAGCTCCATGATACCGGGGGCCTTCTTGGGGTCGGCGCCGTGGGCGAGGAGGACCTGCAGACAGGCGCTCTGGTAGGTGGCGGGCCAGAGCATGTGCTTGGGACCAGGCAAGTTGGGGTTTGCGCCGTGGTCGAGAAGACTATTCACGATGTCTACACGCGAGTTCTGAATGGCCTCGAAGAGAGCAGTCTTTCCCTCGCGACTCTTCAAATCGGGATCAGCGCCGTAgtcgaggatgagatcgatGAACTTCTTGGGCGTCTTCTTGTTGATAGCGCTGCTGAGGAGTGTCTCGCCAGTGGCGGTCAATTGATTAGGGTCACCGCCGTAGATGAGAAGCAGGTGAGCAAAGTTGACCTTGTTGGCGATACAAGCAGCAGCGAGGGGAGTCTCGTTATCCTCACCCATAGCGAAGCGAGGATCAGCGCCGTacttgagaagaggaacGGCACCAGCGAGGAAAGACTTCTCCACGGCGGCGAGCAGCGGTGTTACACCATCGCGATCGGTGCCGTTGGGATCAGcgccgaagaggaggaggagacgaACGGCCTCGGCGTCGCTGTTGAGGACAGCGTCCTTGAGAGCGAGATGCTCAGGGCCAGTGTTGGGGGACACACCACGATCCAGGAGCTGCTCGATGAGTTTGTGGTTCTTGCCGCGCACGGCGGTGAGGAGAGCAGACTTGAGGTTGGCTGCGTCGGCGCCGACGGTGTTTCTCGGGTTCCAGCGGGGCATGCTGAAGGGATCGGCCTTGAGTCGCACAACCTTTGTGCCACCGTTGAGATCCAGACCCGAGAGCTCCTCAAGCGATACTTCACTATCTGACACGGCGGTGTGCTGCGACCGCGCCTCGTGGTGTTCGTCAAAGGTGCTCATGCGATCGAACGTAGCAGTGGTACCAGAGTGATACCGCTCATTGGAGGCGATTGAACTAGCAGTGGTGTGATGATGGCCGGTAAATGAACGAGCATCCGCCTGATGCAGTGACGCAGCGAGTGTGTCCTCGCGCATAGACGACGATCGCTCCGCCCAGGGAAGAGGGGGCAATGGGGGTTGAGAGGCCATCGACATGGCGGCGCTGTGTCCCTCCACACCACGATGTTGCGACGCAGAAGAAGGTGTGTACTGCGAACCACCGTGGTCAGAAAGCTTCGATCTCGGCGCCATGCCAGCACGGGTATCCATGCGGTCGAGGGCAGCAGCGAGGCCAGTGTAGCCGATACCAAGCTCattctcaatcttctcattCCCCAGACTCCACTGAAACATGAGCGCACTCATACGCAGGCTCTCGCGCGTGCGTCCCAGGGCGCTGATCATCTTCTCGATGTCGTTGTCGCCAAAGATGCGACCCCAGCCACGGCGCATGCGGCCCATGGCGCCCTTGCGCTCGTTCTCAAGGAACTTGCCAAGCATCTGGTCCAGCAGCTGGAAGTCGGCCTGTGTGACGCGGAACTTCTTGCTCAGCTCGGAGATGACGTCGCCGGGGAAGGTCTGCTGGTTGCGGATGCACTCGCCGAGCCCGGCCtcgatggagaagaggattTCGCACGTGTCGAGGAAGTCGTGGGCGAGGGTGTCGAGGCCGTGCGGCTGCTTGGTCACCATGGTGAGGTACTCGAGCATGCGCACCGAGATGCGGTCGCCGAGCGCCGTGGTCTTGTGGCACAGCTCCAGGCAGGCGCTCTGCGCCTTTGTCGAGTTGGCCATGGCGctgctcttcttgctggTGAGCGATCTCGGggctgtggtggtggtgttggtggtggcgcTGGGAGCTCTCTTCTGCGACGGCGCAGTAGTTGTGGTAGGGCTCTTGATGGGACTGGCGACGTGGACCTGCGAGGACACAGGAGCGacgatctgcttcttctgaggAGGAGTTCTAGGTCgtgtgatggtggtgacCTGTGCGATGGATGGGGCGACGGGGAGGACAGGACTGCTCGGGGAGGAGGGCAGGCCAAGAGCTTCGTTTGATACGAGGGAGAAAGACTCGCGGGGACCTAGAGCAAGGGCTTCGATGAAAGAGTATTCCTTGTCGTGTCTCTCTGCAGCAGCTTGAGCGGTTCCCACGGTGGTCATTATTTTGTATATAAAAACGAATGGGAGAGGAGCCAAGCTGAGGGGGGGAGAGAGTGAACAGAGGGAATCTTGTTCCCTTTGAGCGAGAGCGGGCGGGAAACGAGATACCAAAACtgttttagctttaaaaatggGGAGAGGAGGTCAATCAGCCTTTATGGCGCTTTGGAACCAGTTCCACAGCAAGAGATCGGGTCTAGTGCATGCCAGTCGAGAATTCCTACCCTCAGGTACCGCACTGGACAATACGGATACATCCCAGAGAGTGGTAATTGTGTGTTGTTGACGGAAGTCGTCTAAGGCGGAACGGATCTGCCGGCCTGAACGAGTAGCGTTACGCcttcaagcccaagccaagaTCCCAGGGGGCGGCGGGGGGGTCCACACCCGTCAG
This region includes:
- a CDS encoding hypothetical protein (EggNog:ENOG41), which encodes MTTVGTAQAAAERHDKEYSFIEALALGPRESFSLVSNEALGLPSSPSSPVLPVAPSIAQVTTITRPRTPPQKKQIVAPVSSQVHVASPIKSPTTTTAPSQKRAPSATTNTTTTAPRSLTSKKSSAMANSTKAQSACLELCHKTTALGDRISVRMLEYLTMVTKQPHGLDTLAHDFLDTCEILFSIEAGLGECIRNQQTFPGDVISELSKKFRVTQADFQLLDQMLGKFLENERKGAMGRMRRGWGRIFGDNDIEKMISALGRTRESLRMSALMFQWSLGNEKIENELGIGYTGLAAALDRMDTRAGMAPRSKLSDHGGSQYTPSSASQHRGVEGHSAAMSMASQPPLPPLPWAERSSSMREDTLAASLHQADARSFTGHHHTTASSIASNERYHSGTTATFDRMSTFDEHHEARSQHTAVSDSEVSLEELSGLDLNGGTKVVRLKADPFSMPRWNPRNTVGADAANLKSALLTAVRGKNHKLIEQLLDRGVSPNTGPEHLALKDAVLNSDAEAVRLLLLFGADPNGTDRDGVTPLLAAVEKSFLAGAVPLLKYGADPRFAMGEDNETPLAAACIANKVNFAHLLLIYGGDPNQLTATGETLLSSAINKKTPKKFIDLILDYGADPDLKSREGKTALFEAIQNSRVDIVNSLLDHGANPNLPGPKHMLWPATYQSACLQVLLAHGADPKKAPGIMELAVSVNNIESVKVLLNAKVDPNQKKDGVYTPLCTSIRDNRPDIFHLLLANKADPNVPASEYPAFKCITHNRLQFLPPLVDAGVNLSSPKGIVETAVSVNNMEALTWLLEKGMNPNDKNPKGHSPLTTAIRENRVEMVDFLLSHGADPNVRGQDWPVCMAVRNPPVLKRILSVLAEPRAFKGVMEMAVVANQLESVKLLLAAGVSVEDKNGGVFSPLTSAIREDRKDIVWFLINEGGADINAPGEHLPVVKALRRYRGDSEILEFLLEHGADPNKVYRGWNGVMQAVENGDEQILRLLGEKAGFDLDVKDELDRDVTEIAASRGWEEAVQILKEYAMTKSA